ggggcggtggctcgtgtgtggaagtccggattttttttattatgtaatttttttgatttttagttaatgtactttttttatttaaataaaattaacgaatttttcccgtatatatgtcgtaaatttaattccgtaatttaatcgtaattttaattacgtaaatgtagtatttcttgaattatttttattgcggctggcctatgactggcctaaatctgatgtgccatgtggatttttagtgctgctgacgtggcagggagagagagtggctggcctatttgcattggagatgctcttatttatcaaaatcgaccgaaaaatatataaagaatactactataaacgaaaatgtgataaatgtgatttttaattaagaatgcACTATAGGCTATAATTCTAGTTTTGTAAATAACTACTCTGTCTATCtgcaaataggagtctcatttttctatcttagtccgtccgtgaacaggagtcccgattcacttttaccataaatagtaatagagtcttacattctactaacacattccactcatatttcatttaaaactaatactctctttgttctgttagaaatgaaacgttttcattttttggtttgtcccattaaaaataaaatgtttctaaaaatggaaacaatactctctctactttttcttctctcttactttactctctcttcattaactcacaaaacaacactacataaaatctcgtgccgaaaagcaaaggttgcatatttaatcggacggagggagtatgtacaAATGAGAatcctattccactaacttttttccacccacttttcttaacatttcttaaaactcgtgccgcccaaggactcctaatggtggacggagggagtatatctaTCGCAAACGGatgtaatataattttacGGTGTGTAAAAGCCTTTAGTATCACCGCATCCCATGATAGAAGAGGGCAACTCCCCAACTCTCTCAACCCCTTCTTCGAAAACCACTCCCATTCCCATGAAGAAATGCGACTCAATATGGCAATGGAATGCCCACACGCCCGGATTATTCGCCCGGAACCTCAACGCCGTCCACCCAAACGGGTGCACGGCCACCGTGTTCTTCATGATGGGATCCACCAAATTGAATTCCTCGCTATCCTTACCCACATCAAACTTCCCCACGCCATATCCCAACACCCAAAAATCGTGCCCATGCAGATGCCACGGGTGCGTCTCGCTATTGTTAACGTTCATCGTGTTAGCGTTTTGCAAAACAACATCGATTGTGGTGTTGAACTCTAGTCTATACGTGGCGTTGCTGATGGTGGCATTGGGATTCGGAGGGGGAGCGGAGATGTTGTACCTGACGAAGTCGTAGCCGTCCGGCGGCTGCCGCTGGTCGAAGGCGTGGAGGAGGTTGTGCTTGTAGGCTATGAGGTACGGCGTGTGGGGCAGGTTGAACGACACATTGTTGACCGACCACCGCCTGTATCCGCCTACCTCGTTTTGCGTGTTTAGCATCACGATGGTACGGTCGGACTTCAGGGGTGGTGGATGGATGTACCCTGGCCGCGCCCTGATGGCGTAGCTTTGGGCCAGTCTGGGAGCCACGTCATCCCAGTGCGGCCCCGGCGGCGGGACAGTGGGTGGGTCCCGCCGCGGGTGGTTGGGGTAGTAGTTGAAGATAGCAAGGCCATTTGGCGTGCTGCTATTTCGGCTGACAACTTTGGCGCTGGCCCAGTAGTTTCTAGAAGGATCCTGGTCAGCAGTGACCAGAACAGAGTAGGTCTCTCCTGAGTAGATGAATAGGTTTTTGACGACGAATGGATCGACGTTATGACCGTCGGCTTCCACCACGGTCATGTTGTGGCCTTCGATTTCGAAGCTCAGAGCGGAGAGCGCCGTCAAGCTGCCGATCCGGAGACGGTAGGTCTTGCCCGGTACAACCGTTATTGCGTAAGGTGCACATTCCGGGTTGGAGGTATTACATAGATTTGTTGTGGTCCCCACGGTGTTGCAATTGAATTTTCCTCTCCCATGGATCAAGATTGactagaaaaaaaagtaattatccATTAGTCttgatttaaaatgtttagtagtattaattaaattaattagtgaaatgaTTACTTGAGGCTCATTAACCCATGCAAAGGGAATTGAAGAGAGGCCAAGAGATAGTTCATGGGTGCTCTTGTGATACCAATCATTGAGAATTATGCTTCGATCATAGTCGTATTGGAATGGCTCTGACTCTCCTTCATTGAGCAATACTCTAATCGATCCATACAAACCAGCCTCTCTTTGCATGCCGTAATGTGCATGATATAAATATGTTCCAGGCTGCAAATTAACTACTCCAGTTGAGAAAAAAGTGGAGTggagaattaaattatttaatccttTTAGTTTCTTAGCTTTAGAACAATGTTGTTTCGTCATCCGCTACATCACAATAGTACACGTATGTGACACAGTTCATATAAATCGTCAATATTTTACATATGTGctccaaatcaaataaatcattacGGAACACAATTGCGAATTTTTGAAACCATTTACTATTTAGATTTCGgaaaaaaataccaaacaaattatttcttttagtactatatagtTATTCAATGGTTTGACGTTTAAGCTGCGCAACTTGGGCattgaattatttctttaattattcatttagaCTTTTCTCCTTatctaaattattattgaattcTAAACATGCTTACATTTAGAATTGACGAAGGGGTCGGGCCGATTCAGTTCaggattaaaaaatatatgtaacctactttaaaatttataagttgttttaaacaaaagtgacaaataaattataaaaaattatagatatCCTAATTGAAACTCATCAAGTCCACTACAAACTAACCAATATCATAGTATAAAGAATGATGGatatatgtttttgttggAAGAAATAGAAACTCACCCTGTCCACTACAAACTTGTACACAAATGTGTCAGCAGGCAAAATTGGGCATTGTGTTACCCCTTCTGTTCCATCCATCCATGGTGTATCAATCTGTCATAATCAAACCCAATTAATTAAACCATTGTTAAACCACAAATATTTTGTCTCAAGTGAtgatccaaaaataattaggtaGTCAAGATATAACTcaataatggagtatataacaTGCTAACAATGCCGCCGTTTCAAGAAACCGATGGTTCTGATTCCGAACCAACGGTTCTAGTTtcaaaaaaactcaaaatgaaATTGGCCCGAGAAGAAATTTCATGGTTTCGATTTTTAACTGCAACCAACTGCTCAGGTGATCtggtttaaaatttaaatttttttttatcgttttcccccaaattttcaATGATTTTTCACGGTTTTTACTGATTTTTTAACCAATTTTCCATTGGTTTTCATAGATATCCGATTTTCTCGATTTGGTGGCTATTAACCGCCAATTCAaggttttaaaaatcaaaaccgaAACCGGACCAATAGAACTGACCGCCCAATCTAGTTGAGCCCGTCAAGGCCagttaaaatttgaaaatcgcAATCTTTGGTTCGGTAGCCGGCGATTCCGCTTTAACTATGCATCACTAATACTAAGCATAGTACTTCATGTGCCAACctctataaatatagtaaagtaaactttaaaaaatacatattgaaataaaatatgaaaaaataaaatattaaagtcaTCGCACCTGTCTAATACCATGCCAATGGATTGCAACATTTTCAGTGAACAAACTGTTTTTGAGCTCAACCACGATTGTATCTCCTTCCCGAGCGACGATGCTCGGCCCTGGAGATCTACCGTTGATAGTGATTGTGAGCTTCTTGTAACAATCGGGGGACTTGAGCTCGTACTTAACCTCCCATTTGTAGCGTCTGATTCTTGCCTCGGCTTTTTGAACGCCGGAGCAACAAGTAACCACAAATAGTATTGTTAAGAATGTTATCACtgatttcttcttcaaaaactCATCCatctattctttttatttatttattttttttattttttttttggcagtGAAAATTGTTTCGTTGAATGAGGGAAAGATGATCTTTGTTTTTATAGATTCATGCTGTGGACTTGTTTTGGTCGAATTAGAGTAagtcaacaaaaaaaagtcatAAGAAATTATggcatattaattaaaacttatgCATATTCTACGTTATTTCGTTTTGCGTATTATTGTTTCAAATTGATTAATATCCTCCAAAAGCGATGGATTgctagttttttttagttgggtgtcatttttaatttaaattactaactTGTTGgttatatttatctttatatagAGAATTAAGAAACGGCTTTATATACCATATCGTTTTGCGACGATTTCCACAACATAGATCCgacaacaatattacaatgAAATCATCAACTAACCAAAAAATGTGAACATCAATTCGAAAAATGTTGTAGATGTCGTTTATCC
The genomic region above belongs to Salvia hispanica cultivar TCC Black 2014 unplaced genomic scaffold, UniMelb_Shisp_WGS_1.0 HiC_scaffold_1050, whole genome shotgun sequence and contains:
- the LOC125197887 gene encoding L-ascorbate oxidase, which produces MDEFLKKKSVITFLTILFVVTCCSGVQKAEARIRRYKWEVKYELKSPDCYKKLTITINGRSPGPSIVAREGDTIVVELKNSLFTENVAIHWHGIRQIDTPWMDGTEGVTQCPILPADTFVYKFVVDRPGTYLYHAHYGMQREAGLYGSIRVLLNEGESEPFQYDYDRSIILNDWYHKSTHELSLGLSSIPFAWVNEPQSILIHGRGKFNCNTVGTTTNLCNTSNPECAPYAITVVPGKTYRLRIGSLTALSALSFEIEGHNMTVVEADGHNVDPFVVKNLFIYSGETYSVLVTADQDPSRNYWASAKVVSRNSSTPNGLAIFNYYPNHPRRDPPTVPPPGPHWDDVAPRLAQSYAIRARPGYIHPPPLKSDRTIVMLNTQNEVGGYRRWSVNNVSFNLPHTPYLIAYKHNLLHAFDQRQPPDGYDFVRYNISAPPPNPNATISNATYRLEFNTTIDVVLQNANTMNVNNSETHPWHLHGHDFWVLGYGVGKFDVGKDSEEFNLVDPIMKNTVAVHPFGWTALRFRANNPGVWAFHCHIESHFFMGMGVVFEEGVERVGELPSSIMGCGDTKGFYTP